One region of Mesobacillus boroniphilus genomic DNA includes:
- a CDS encoding glycine C-acetyltransferase translates to MSSKTLDQFLNENLEDLKGKGLYNVIDPLESPNGPVITINGKEMINLSSNNYLGLATDERLKKTADEAIDKFGVGAGAVRTINGTLKLHIELEEILAKFKKTEAAIAYQSGFMCNMAAISAVMDKNDAILSDELNHASIIDGCRLSRAKIIRFNHSDMEDLRAKAKEAKESGQYNKIMVITDGVFSMDGDIAKLPEIVEIAEEFDLITYVDDAHGSGVLGEGAGTVKHFGLSDKVDFQIGTLSKAIGVVGGYVAGKQNLIDWLKVRSRPFLFSTSLTPADVAASIKAIEILMDSTELNERLWENANYLKDGLQKLGFDIGHSETPITPCIIGDEVKTQQFSKRLYEEGVYAKSIVFPTVPRGTGRVRNMPSAAHTKDMLDKAISIYEKVGKELEII, encoded by the coding sequence ATGTCTAGTAAAACATTGGATCAATTTTTAAATGAAAACCTGGAGGATTTAAAGGGGAAGGGTTTATATAATGTGATCGACCCGCTGGAAAGCCCTAATGGACCAGTCATAACCATCAATGGGAAAGAAATGATCAACCTCTCCTCTAATAATTACCTTGGACTTGCTACTGATGAGCGATTGAAAAAGACTGCAGATGAAGCTATTGACAAATTTGGAGTGGGAGCAGGCGCAGTACGGACAATCAACGGTACTCTCAAACTTCATATTGAACTTGAGGAAATACTGGCAAAATTCAAAAAGACAGAAGCTGCGATTGCATATCAATCCGGATTCATGTGCAATATGGCTGCCATCTCAGCTGTCATGGATAAAAATGATGCCATTCTTTCTGATGAATTGAACCATGCTTCAATCATTGATGGTTGCCGTTTGTCTAGAGCAAAAATCATCCGCTTCAACCACTCAGATATGGAAGACCTTCGTGCAAAAGCAAAAGAAGCGAAGGAGTCCGGCCAGTACAATAAAATCATGGTTATCACCGACGGCGTTTTCTCTATGGACGGAGACATCGCAAAGCTTCCGGAAATTGTTGAAATTGCAGAAGAATTTGACCTGATTACATATGTGGATGATGCACACGGTTCAGGAGTTCTTGGTGAAGGTGCTGGAACTGTTAAGCATTTCGGTCTTTCAGATAAAGTCGATTTCCAAATTGGAACTCTATCAAAGGCTATTGGGGTCGTCGGAGGATATGTGGCGGGTAAACAAAACCTGATTGATTGGCTGAAAGTAAGAAGCCGCCCGTTCCTTTTCTCAACTTCACTTACTCCGGCTGACGTTGCTGCCAGCATTAAAGCTATCGAAATCTTGATGGACAGCACAGAATTGAACGAGCGTCTATGGGAGAATGCAAACTATCTGAAGGACGGACTGCAAAAGCTAGGTTTCGACATTGGTCATTCTGAGACACCTATCACTCCTTGTATCATTGGTGATGAAGTCAAGACACAGCAGTTTAGCAAAAGGCTGTACGAAGAGGGAGTGTACGCTAAATCAATCGTATTCCCTACAGTACCCCGCGGAACTGGCCGTGTAAGGAATATGCCTTCGGCGGCACATACGAAAGATATGCTTGACAAGGCCATTTCTATTTACGAAAAAGTAGGCAAGGAATTAGAGATTATTTAA
- the arcA gene encoding arginine deiminase has translation MKHPLNVTSEIGELKSVVLHRPGKEVENLTPKYLERLLFDDIPYLPAVQREHDYFADVLRNRGVEVLYLEKLMEEALKTDELHHQFIDQVLNESKSNLNGSRQTVEEYLHSLSTDEMIRKVMSGVLKSEIEQEKKVHLHELLDDYYPFFLDPMPNLYFTRDPAAVIGNGVSLNKMCEGARTRESLFMDFIIKHHPRFSTHDIPHWYDRDEYYPLEGGDELVLSPEVIAIGVSARTSAQAIEKMAKRIFSRNNTIKKVVAVEIPKLRAYMHLDTVFTMVDHEKFTIHHGIEGPNGNMKIYILEKGTDPDKLKISERSNLTETLKEVLGLQELVLIPCGGGHEIAAAREQWNDGSNTLAIAPGVVVTYDRNYVSNDLLRKNGVEVIEIASSELSRGRGGPRCMSMPIYRKDII, from the coding sequence ATGAAACACCCTTTGAATGTTACTTCTGAAATTGGCGAGTTGAAATCTGTGGTTCTGCACCGGCCAGGAAAGGAAGTCGAAAACCTGACACCCAAATACCTGGAACGGCTCCTTTTTGATGATATCCCTTATTTACCTGCAGTCCAAAGAGAACACGATTATTTTGCGGATGTATTAAGAAACCGCGGAGTAGAGGTTCTCTATTTGGAAAAATTAATGGAAGAAGCATTAAAAACAGATGAATTACACCATCAGTTCATAGATCAAGTATTGAATGAAAGCAAAAGCAACTTGAATGGCTCGAGGCAAACGGTTGAAGAGTATCTTCATTCTCTTTCAACTGATGAAATGATTCGAAAAGTTATGTCTGGAGTTCTTAAATCAGAAATCGAGCAAGAGAAAAAAGTTCATTTACACGAGCTGCTCGATGATTACTACCCTTTCTTTCTGGATCCAATGCCAAACCTTTATTTTACAAGGGACCCGGCAGCTGTAATTGGAAATGGTGTCTCTCTTAACAAGATGTGTGAAGGTGCAAGAACAAGAGAATCATTGTTCATGGACTTTATCATTAAACACCATCCGCGGTTCTCCACTCATGATATTCCACACTGGTATGACCGTGATGAATATTATCCATTAGAAGGTGGAGACGAGTTGGTCCTTAGTCCTGAGGTAATTGCGATTGGGGTTAGTGCAAGAACGTCTGCTCAGGCAATAGAAAAAATGGCGAAACGAATCTTTTCAAGAAACAACACTATAAAAAAGGTAGTAGCTGTTGAAATCCCTAAACTAAGAGCCTATATGCATCTCGATACCGTTTTTACCATGGTGGACCACGAGAAATTCACAATCCATCATGGAATTGAAGGACCAAATGGAAATATGAAAATCTATATTCTCGAAAAAGGTACGGACCCTGACAAGCTTAAAATATCCGAGCGCTCAAATCTGACAGAAACACTAAAGGAAGTCCTTGGACTACAGGAGCTTGTATTGATTCCTTGCGGAGGTGGGCATGAAATAGCAGCTGCCCGCGAGCAATGGAACGACGGCTCCAATACACTTGCTATTGCCCCAGGTGTAGTCGTTACTTATGACCGCAACTATGTTTCGAATGACCTGCTGCGCAAGAATGGTGTGGAAGTTATTGAGATTGCTAGTTCGGAGCTATCAAGAGGACGCGGCGGCCCGCGTTGCATGAGCATGCCAATTTACCGAAAAGATATAATATGA
- a CDS encoding AbrB/MazE/SpoVT family DNA-binding domain-containing protein, with protein MKATGIVRKTDQLGRVVIPMELRKKLSIGESDPLEIFVDEDMIILKKYQPDLTCLITGTISSDNMSLADGKIVLSKEGAEQLIKELQSYLATN; from the coding sequence ATGAAGGCTACAGGAATTGTGAGGAAAACAGATCAACTTGGCAGAGTGGTCATTCCGATGGAGCTTAGGAAAAAACTGAGTATTGGTGAAAGTGATCCGCTCGAAATATTTGTTGATGAGGATATGATTATCCTGAAGAAATATCAGCCGGATCTGACATGCCTCATAACCGGTACAATCAGCAGTGATAATATGTCACTAGCAGATGGAAAAATCGTCTTAAGCAAAGAGGGAGCTGAGCAATTGATCAAAGAACTGCAAAGCTATCTTGCTACCAACTAG
- a CDS encoding YqcI/YcgG family protein — protein sequence MAVTNSNLFTKEDMINSDLVPEWVIKEYKNFRDVVTNREFPCYFGMSAEKKGELRYSYISRDNWGQLPGAIEEFIALFDGSKPLIRHGLFVFVEPEMEEKTIDYYREYFWNVLQFLHEKDTQPWPADYPKDPDHHLWAFSFAGEPFFAFGNAPAYKQRKTRDLGNSLVLGFQPRRIFEGLEGTSKGGIMSREKVRERVEKWDNLPKHPNISHYGDQDHREWKMYFIGDDSKPIEGKCPFHHK from the coding sequence ATGGCAGTTACCAATAGTAATTTGTTTACAAAGGAAGATATGATCAATTCTGACCTTGTGCCTGAATGGGTGATAAAAGAATACAAAAATTTCCGGGATGTTGTTACTAATCGAGAGTTTCCTTGCTATTTTGGAATGTCTGCCGAGAAAAAAGGAGAACTCCGCTATTCATATATTAGCCGGGACAATTGGGGTCAATTACCCGGTGCTATTGAAGAATTCATTGCATTGTTTGATGGTTCCAAGCCTCTTATAAGACATGGATTGTTCGTATTCGTTGAGCCTGAAATGGAAGAAAAAACAATTGATTACTATCGTGAATATTTTTGGAATGTTTTACAATTTTTACATGAAAAAGATACGCAGCCATGGCCTGCAGATTATCCAAAAGATCCTGACCATCATTTATGGGCATTTTCGTTTGCTGGGGAGCCATTTTTTGCTTTCGGAAATGCACCCGCCTATAAACAGCGAAAAACTAGGGACTTGGGCAATAGTCTTGTTCTTGGTTTCCAGCCTCGTCGAATTTTCGAGGGACTTGAAGGAACGTCAAAGGGCGGAATTATGTCTCGGGAAAAGGTAAGGGAGCGCGTTGAGAAATGGGACAACCTGCCAAAGCACCCTAATATTAGCCATTATGGCGACCAGGATCATAGAGAATGGAAAATGTATTTTATCGGAGACGACAGTAAACCGATAGAAGGCAAATGTCCTTTTCACCATAAATAA
- a CDS encoding LVIVD repeat-containing protein translates to MKKRLLSSLILAGALTVSSVPFNVLAHDELGDVNIEKGERAGYSNVSVPKMEGSKNLQFLHEAAAPEMNTVRADGKQNSFADVYAHKGYAYLGTHTRNGGNGGVRVFDLKDPANPREVAVFANNDIPGTWQEKVIVKTVNTPSFKGDLAVVSVQQLDSKNPDSKGGFLLYDVTNPTEPKKLGFYEVTKKTRGTHELYLTMQGSRAIVLAANPYADYYSRGEEKDFQVVDVSDPMNPQKLWEFDPRTLDEIPDDFNGYHWNSPDGKTRPVFNHSTMIDETGKYAYVSMWDLGTVIFDISNPENPQYLGRTDFGSDQQGSAHSATLAKGGSVLIETREVYNPTKEGYEQSYGYTRIFDIKDKTNPKLLSEFKTDLVDDVEDGVTFANTVHDPKVQGNTLYLSHYAGGVYAVDITDTANPVQVGQYVPEKSNVWGVFVDRNYILASDIGSGLKVLLKNNSSSTTQSQGVK, encoded by the coding sequence ATGAAAAAACGTTTGTTATCGAGTCTTATTTTAGCTGGTGCTCTGACGGTCTCTTCTGTCCCATTTAATGTCCTTGCCCATGACGAACTTGGGGATGTCAATATTGAAAAAGGAGAGAGGGCTGGATATAGCAACGTTTCTGTCCCTAAAATGGAGGGCAGTAAAAACCTTCAATTTTTACATGAAGCAGCCGCTCCTGAAATGAACACGGTAAGGGCAGACGGAAAGCAAAACAGTTTTGCTGATGTCTATGCACATAAAGGTTATGCCTACCTTGGAACTCACACAAGAAATGGCGGAAATGGCGGGGTAAGGGTATTTGATTTGAAAGACCCTGCAAATCCTCGAGAAGTCGCTGTTTTCGCTAATAATGATATCCCGGGCACATGGCAGGAAAAGGTAATTGTGAAGACTGTCAATACGCCTTCATTCAAAGGGGATCTTGCTGTGGTAAGTGTACAGCAACTAGATAGTAAAAACCCAGATTCAAAAGGTGGATTCCTGCTTTATGACGTTACAAATCCAACAGAACCAAAGAAGCTTGGATTCTATGAGGTAACAAAGAAAACGAGAGGAACTCATGAGTTATACTTGACCATGCAGGGGAGCCGCGCAATCGTACTTGCCGCCAACCCTTATGCTGACTATTATAGCCGTGGGGAGGAGAAGGACTTCCAGGTTGTTGATGTAAGCGATCCTATGAATCCTCAGAAGCTATGGGAGTTTGACCCAAGAACACTCGATGAGATTCCGGACGATTTTAACGGATACCATTGGAATTCTCCTGACGGAAAAACCCGTCCAGTATTCAATCACAGCACGATGATAGATGAAACCGGAAAGTATGCGTATGTCTCCATGTGGGATTTGGGAACCGTCATTTTTGATATCAGTAATCCCGAAAACCCTCAATATCTGGGACGTACTGATTTCGGTTCCGACCAGCAGGGATCCGCACACTCGGCTACCCTCGCAAAAGGAGGAAGTGTTCTGATTGAGACAAGGGAAGTCTATAACCCAACGAAAGAAGGTTATGAACAATCCTATGGCTATACAAGGATCTTCGATATTAAGGATAAAACAAATCCTAAATTGCTAAGTGAGTTCAAGACTGATTTAGTTGATGACGTAGAGGATGGAGTTACCTTCGCGAATACAGTGCATGATCCAAAGGTGCAAGGGAATACACTTTATTTATCCCACTATGCAGGGGGAGTATATGCAGTAGATATCACAGATACTGCCAACCCTGTGCAAGTTGGACAATATGTCCCTGAAAAATCTAATGTGTGGGGAGTATTTGTCGACAGAAATTACATTCTTGCATCTGATATTGGATCGGGATTGAAGGTTTTATTGAAGAATAATAGTTCCTCCACAACACAGAGCCAGGGTGTAAAATAA
- a CDS encoding ABC-F family ATP-binding cassette domain-containing protein, whose translation MSLLNVENLSHTFGDRTLFKDVSFRLLAEDHVGLVGANGVGKSTLMNIITGQLIHDSGKVEWTPGVEYGYLDQHTVLTPGKTIRDVLRDAFLPLFKKEEELNEVTGKMADASPEELEKLLEQMAEIQDALDAGGFYSLDMEVEEAARGLGLDAIGIDRDVSALSGGQRTKVLLAKLLLEKPKVLLLDEPTNYLDVEHIQWLTKYLKEYPYAFILISHDTEFMNPVSNVIFQLEFSKLTRYTATYEKFLELAEINKNQHINAYEKQQEFIKKQEDFIAKNKARYSTTGRAKSRQKQLDRMERIDRPETAVKPTFEFKESRASSRYVFEGTDFEIGYTHPLLPKMSVTIERGEKIAIVGMNGVGKSTLLKTMLGKIPALSGKIERGDFLYPSYFEQEVKAGSITPIDDVWSEFPGMDQHQVRAALARGGLKNEHISRPLNQLSGGEQAKVRLTKLQMHESNWLLFDEPTNHLDISAKAELKRALKAYKGTIVLVSHEPDFYEDWVTKVWNVEEWAGK comes from the coding sequence ATGAGTTTATTGAATGTAGAAAATTTAAGCCACACATTTGGGGACCGTACCCTTTTTAAAGATGTTTCTTTTCGTTTGCTGGCAGAAGACCATGTTGGTCTTGTAGGAGCGAACGGTGTCGGAAAGTCAACATTGATGAATATCATCACCGGGCAGTTAATTCACGATTCTGGTAAAGTCGAGTGGACTCCAGGTGTTGAGTATGGATATCTTGACCAACATACAGTTTTGACACCCGGAAAAACAATACGGGATGTCCTGCGCGATGCTTTTCTTCCTCTTTTTAAAAAAGAAGAAGAATTGAATGAAGTTACTGGGAAAATGGCTGATGCCTCACCTGAAGAACTTGAAAAATTACTTGAACAAATGGCTGAAATCCAGGATGCCTTAGATGCAGGCGGTTTCTACTCCCTTGATATGGAGGTCGAAGAAGCTGCGAGGGGTCTTGGTTTAGACGCAATCGGTATAGACCGCGATGTTTCTGCGTTGAGCGGCGGTCAGCGTACAAAAGTTCTGCTTGCGAAGCTTTTGCTTGAAAAACCAAAGGTGCTCCTGCTTGATGAGCCGACCAACTACCTTGATGTCGAGCATATCCAGTGGCTCACAAAATACCTTAAGGAATACCCTTATGCTTTTATCCTGATTTCACACGACACTGAATTCATGAACCCGGTTTCAAATGTCATTTTCCAGCTGGAATTTTCAAAGCTGACGCGCTATACTGCTACCTATGAAAAATTCCTGGAATTGGCTGAGATTAACAAGAATCAGCATATCAACGCATATGAAAAGCAACAGGAATTCATCAAGAAACAAGAAGATTTCATTGCTAAAAATAAGGCTCGCTATTCAACAACCGGCCGTGCGAAAAGCCGACAGAAGCAGCTTGACCGTATGGAACGGATTGACAGACCCGAAACAGCGGTCAAACCTACTTTCGAGTTCAAAGAATCACGAGCGAGCAGCCGTTATGTATTTGAAGGCACTGACTTTGAAATTGGGTATACTCACCCACTTCTCCCTAAAATGTCTGTTACGATTGAGCGCGGCGAGAAGATTGCGATTGTTGGGATGAATGGTGTTGGAAAGTCGACCCTTTTGAAAACAATGCTTGGAAAAATCCCAGCGTTGAGTGGCAAGATCGAACGCGGTGACTTCCTCTACCCTTCCTACTTTGAACAGGAAGTCAAAGCAGGGAGCATCACTCCGATAGATGATGTCTGGAGTGAGTTCCCGGGCATGGATCAGCATCAAGTACGTGCTGCATTAGCACGTGGCGGCCTGAAGAATGAACATATATCACGTCCGCTGAATCAGCTTAGCGGCGGAGAGCAGGCAAAAGTCCGCTTGACCAAATTGCAGATGCATGAGAGCAACTGGCTGCTATTTGACGAGCCTACCAACCACCTTGACATTTCTGCGAAAGCAGAATTAAAGCGAGCATTGAAGGCTTATAAAGGGACGATTGTCCTCGTTAGCCACGAACCAGATTTCTACGAAGACTGGGTAACAAAAGTCTGGAATGTTGAAGAGTGGGCCGGAAAATAG
- a CDS encoding putative selenate ABC transporter substrate-binding protein has translation MKKLIALLSLLLIFSLAACSDNGTDEGQKDTKTETIKIGAIPDQNAADLNRSMEDFAKDLGDKTGLNVEYVPSVDYSALVTAFERGEIQLAWFGGLTGVQARNLVPEAEAFAQRPIDEKFKSVFIANSDVKIDTLEDLKGMSFTFGSESSTSGHLMPRYFMMEAGIDPDQDLDGKPNYSGSHDKTYKLVESGAFQTGALNISVWEAAVKEGKVDESKVKVFYTTPEYYDYNWTLNKMDADTKAKLKEAILSMTSEDNEIMELLQTDKFIETKNANYEAIEKVAKQLKIIK, from the coding sequence ATGAAAAAACTGATTGCATTATTAAGCTTGTTGTTGATCTTTTCCCTTGCGGCTTGTTCTGACAATGGAACAGATGAAGGTCAAAAAGACACAAAAACAGAAACTATTAAAATCGGTGCGATTCCCGATCAGAATGCAGCAGATTTGAACAGGAGCATGGAGGATTTTGCGAAGGATTTGGGAGACAAGACAGGGTTGAATGTTGAATATGTCCCTTCTGTCGATTATTCGGCGCTTGTTACTGCATTTGAACGCGGGGAAATCCAGCTAGCCTGGTTTGGCGGCCTTACTGGTGTACAGGCGAGAAACTTAGTTCCTGAAGCCGAAGCTTTTGCACAAAGACCGATCGATGAAAAGTTTAAATCTGTATTTATTGCCAACAGTGATGTAAAGATTGATACCCTGGAAGATTTAAAAGGAATGTCATTTACTTTTGGCAGTGAAAGCTCGACTTCCGGTCATTTAATGCCGCGCTACTTTATGATGGAAGCTGGCATAGACCCAGATCAGGACCTTGATGGAAAGCCGAACTACTCTGGTTCTCATGATAAAACATATAAGCTTGTGGAATCAGGCGCTTTCCAGACAGGCGCTTTAAATATTTCTGTATGGGAAGCAGCTGTAAAAGAAGGCAAAGTAGATGAATCAAAGGTAAAAGTATTTTATACAACTCCTGAGTACTATGACTACAACTGGACATTAAATAAGATGGATGCCGATACCAAGGCTAAACTCAAAGAGGCTATACTTTCAATGACTTCAGAGGATAATGAAATCATGGAATTATTGCAGACTGATAAATTTATAGAAACGAAGAATGCAAATTACGAAGCAATAGAAAAGGTCGCAAAGCAACTCAAGATCATCAAGTAG
- a CDS encoding phosphonate ABC transporter ATP-binding protein, whose protein sequence is MQEVISLNQITKIYERKIALSSLSFSVNKGELVALIGPSGAGKTTLLNLLAALLPPSQGEILIDGHPLSELKDPKKRAKKIGIIRQQFDLVGELPVIHNVLVGRLSEWGIFKSLLSMLIPQDKGYAAQALSRVGLADKLYEKTSSLSGGEQQRVALARLLVQSPEIVLADEPVASLDPARAEDVLDLMVKIALEEKQTLIASLHSVEYARKYFDRLIALKDGELFFDLPASSVTDDHIQSLYKLKEIS, encoded by the coding sequence ATGCAAGAAGTAATAAGTCTTAATCAAATAACGAAAATCTATGAGCGGAAGATTGCCTTATCTTCCCTCTCTTTTTCTGTTAATAAAGGAGAATTAGTTGCCCTTATTGGTCCAAGCGGAGCAGGCAAAACTACATTGCTGAACTTGCTGGCAGCCCTTCTTCCACCAAGTCAGGGTGAAATCCTGATAGACGGCCACCCTCTCTCTGAGCTAAAGGACCCTAAGAAGAGAGCAAAAAAAATTGGTATCATTCGCCAACAGTTTGACCTTGTGGGAGAGCTTCCGGTTATCCATAATGTTCTTGTTGGCAGGCTCTCTGAATGGGGTATTTTTAAATCTCTTCTTTCCATGCTGATCCCCCAGGATAAGGGATATGCTGCCCAGGCACTTAGTCGGGTGGGATTGGCAGATAAGTTGTATGAAAAAACTTCTTCCCTCTCCGGTGGAGAACAACAACGAGTAGCGCTTGCAAGGCTTCTTGTCCAAAGTCCTGAAATCGTCCTGGCCGATGAACCGGTTGCCTCACTGGATCCAGCGCGTGCGGAAGACGTCCTCGATCTAATGGTTAAAATCGCATTAGAAGAAAAACAAACACTGATCGCAAGCCTTCATTCAGTCGAATATGCACGAAAATACTTCGATAGATTGATAGCCCTTAAAGATGGTGAACTCTTCTTTGATCTCCCTGCTTCCTCTGTAACTGATGACCATATCCAGAGCCTTTACAAACTAAAGGAGATCTCTTGA
- a CDS encoding PhnE/PtxC family ABC transporter permease codes for MDKRWFSFELHKRKILTLILSLAFIMSLFSVEWKSDLIHNKGFETAKQIAAAFFTPDLSSDILLLALESSWTTLSYAAAGMSLAIIIAFLYGILAAGIVVSEGNIKRYIRPFFRGQLGFMRAIHELVWAWLFVASIGLSPFAAIFALAIPYGGILGRIFADMLEDISQEPIKALEAAGASKMQTLWYGYLPMVRSSITSYAMYRFECAVRSSAIMSFVGIGGLGYQIQLSLDDLHYDEVWTFVYFLIALVIMIDLWSNQLRKRLVQ; via the coding sequence ATGGATAAAAGGTGGTTCAGCTTTGAGCTGCATAAACGAAAAATTTTAACACTGATCCTATCGCTGGCGTTTATCATGAGTCTATTCTCTGTCGAATGGAAGAGCGACTTGATTCATAACAAGGGGTTCGAGACAGCAAAACAAATTGCGGCAGCATTTTTCACTCCTGATTTGTCCAGTGATATCTTGCTTCTGGCCCTGGAGTCAAGCTGGACTACTCTTTCTTATGCTGCTGCCGGCATGAGTCTGGCGATTATCATTGCTTTTTTATACGGCATTCTTGCCGCAGGAATTGTGGTATCAGAAGGTAACATCAAAAGGTATATACGGCCTTTTTTTAGAGGGCAGCTTGGCTTCATGAGAGCCATTCATGAACTCGTTTGGGCCTGGTTATTCGTCGCCTCGATTGGTCTCTCTCCTTTTGCCGCGATTTTTGCACTGGCTATCCCCTACGGCGGTATCCTTGGAAGAATTTTCGCAGATATGCTTGAGGATATATCACAGGAACCGATTAAAGCTTTGGAAGCAGCAGGCGCTTCAAAGATGCAGACTTTATGGTATGGATACTTGCCAATGGTTAGGTCGAGTATTACCAGTTATGCGATGTACCGATTTGAGTGCGCAGTTCGTTCTTCAGCCATCATGAGCTTTGTCGGCATCGGCGGCCTGGGGTATCAAATTCAGTTGAGTCTTGATGACCTTCATTATGATGAAGTTTGGACTTTCGTTTACTTTTTAATCGCCCTAGTCATCATGATCGATCTCTGGAGCAATCAATTGAGAAAGAGGCTGGTACAATGA
- a CDS encoding PhnE/PtxC family ABC transporter permease, with protein MKKRRISFVTVSVYALLLLAAGSWVSIFMVEKASLSLLFSEKNLFYAGKFFKGLLGIGEESPAYLNAENWKKALDLTLETLVMSVMATGFATIAALLTVVPAARNVADGSLTLVKKWHGWLSFGAVRGGYIFSRAVPELVWAMIIIFIFKPGILPGAIALALHNFGILGKLFAEVIEDLDSRPVRNLSSSGAGRFQLFLYGVLPSALPRFLTYILYRWEVIMRTTIVVGFVGAGGLGQQFKLSMSFFHYTDITLLLFFYLVLVFASDYISEKARFFIK; from the coding sequence ATGAAGAAACGGAGAATAAGCTTTGTAACGGTCTCTGTTTATGCTCTTCTGCTACTGGCGGCGGGATCATGGGTATCCATATTTATGGTTGAAAAGGCAAGCTTGTCTTTACTGTTTTCTGAAAAGAATCTTTTTTATGCAGGTAAATTCTTCAAAGGTCTTTTGGGCATCGGAGAAGAAAGTCCGGCTTATCTAAATGCTGAAAACTGGAAGAAAGCACTGGATCTTACACTCGAAACTTTGGTCATGAGTGTGATGGCAACTGGCTTCGCGACAATTGCCGCACTTCTAACGGTTGTCCCCGCAGCACGGAATGTTGCTGACGGATCGCTCACACTGGTAAAAAAATGGCATGGGTGGCTCTCATTTGGTGCTGTTCGCGGGGGCTATATATTTTCTCGAGCAGTCCCGGAGCTTGTTTGGGCAATGATCATCATCTTCATCTTTAAACCTGGAATTTTGCCGGGAGCAATCGCACTTGCTCTTCATAATTTTGGGATACTTGGTAAGCTTTTTGCGGAGGTCATCGAAGATTTAGACTCAAGGCCTGTTCGGAATCTTTCTTCATCCGGGGCAGGACGTTTTCAGCTCTTTTTGTATGGAGTACTGCCATCAGCTCTCCCCCGGTTTCTGACATATATTCTTTACCGTTGGGAGGTCATCATGCGAACGACGATTGTCGTTGGTTTCGTTGGCGCAGGAGGTTTGGGCCAGCAATTCAAGCTGAGCATGAGCTTCTTCCATTATACAGATATTACGCTCTTGCTATTTTTCTATCTTGTTCTGGTATTCGCATCCGACTACATTTCAGAAAAAGCAAGATTTTTCATTAAATAA